In one Lolium rigidum isolate FL_2022 chromosome 3, APGP_CSIRO_Lrig_0.1, whole genome shotgun sequence genomic region, the following are encoded:
- the LOC124704653 gene encoding uncharacterized protein LOC124704653, translating to MMPYSGDRRLSPPPQPHATLSYLSPSATPFTVTRPRDAIPDPIPNAPANPSPYPELPTAPSLYDSWVEPPASYMDLEAGATPGFRGFANSDGFLVSGNAQNNMYAGNHLGASMQPLPFATGSLEWMEEKYPGIYQRTSKAPSSDFGSAAVPQPSVFPNMFGSLDMEPISTPQPVNQYSPYSAYGNYTSHLPSCSTYPLSYDLSMPSVAASPEVGAATKPLSPTTDGHVLENTFHAPYANPCRLNLDYFDTIQNEQKDHFGYETSYCDRSSSGNGKRIMGSHPSSRCGVGENHLLGESSESGRPVQPETYQLSRHGVGENYLLGESSETRRPLQPSSEAKSGLNNLQASCSKVSPSEYSFPQPRELFIESPEVNNPVVDSPCWKGTPTAHEPAFGVVNDEASYFASGSVDPPDLHQGRKLSEFSANNSVVLPKCHDTSNPENDLSVPDYLYYLSAFSLPSGCSKSEGHDDKQPSNVGDVSGMEKSNHSHLSVDQGHVTWCKTGGDSGNLVTPGQQGNVFLAENTIEPMLGRNGGSHLVSTSEESGKVSNNVSAAPIAQVRSLTKESLQEITRAHKAASTWANLHSKMPMNKGLEHLTHCSTGVEETVKISSDKVTCRSKSQEELIKSIYNFSVMLLSSCDGGYQLKESEHALVQSVIQNLSSLKSMISKASFKSDDVTSNCCQMKSEKIKCNRKNHQPEKLAGFDWENIGTDFKTVILQDLAKLPEENLDGDTKDAQIYKNLWIEAEASTCKLKYELQLARMKLATKNHSQQTATTPTDSLGEAKASNLCKPENSLCTGESDDSSKQQNPVKESHIHNATLLPQRGVADVFARLKVLKLRDESINCFHEANSELQTERSKYNRTDAVDDTVFDNDVDARINSFVEDIIKERPESSSSEGDEADGATTAALNVFLSCNNNTSSLDKDTNIEQPESSESKTHGAFMAKLKDLLSCSDDLSSSSEVNACQIQTASEHESSQFGQLEDGVMARLQVLKRRIDNTSSMEGQEVVYDSDDWVGHFERKPFGCGAHDELIEKTCMFDDAEFRALSDEADSKTTTQYVGSLLEECHVPSAPAEPATVHLHDEQLSHSPSAWEHVLKEDFSSQGSL from the exons ATGATGCCCTACTCCGGCGATCGCCGGCTCTCCCCGCCCCCGCAGCCGCACGCAACCCTCTCCTACCTCTCCCCCTCCGCCACGCCCTTCACCGTCACCCGTCCCCGCGACGCCATCCCCGATCCCATCCCCAACGCCCCTGCTAACCCTAGCCCTTACCCCGAGCTCCCCACCGCGCCGTCGCTCTACGACTCCTGGGTCGAGCCTCCCGCGAGCTACATGGATCTGGAGGCCGGCGCGACCCCGGGGTTCAGAG GTTTTGCCAATTCCGACGGGTTCCTGGTTTCTGGGAATGCACAAAACAACATGTACGCTGGGAATCATCTTGGTGCCTCCATGCAGCCACTCCCCTTCGCAACAGGCAGCTTGGAGTGGATGGAAGAGAAATATCCTGGAATTTACCAAAGAACATCAAAGGCCCCCTCGAGTGATTTTGGATCAGCAGCTGTTCCGCAGCCTTCTGTGTTTCCTAATATGTTTGGCAGCTTAGATATGGAACCCATTTCTACACCTCAGCCTGTGAATCAGTACTCACCGTATTCTGCTTATGGTAACTACACGTCTCATCTTCCATCATGCTCAACATATCCATTGAGTTACGACCTGTCCATGCCATCCGTCGCTGCCTCACCTGAAGTAGGTGCGGCAACAAAGCCATTGTCGCCCACAACAGATGGCCATGTATTGGAGAACACATTTCATGCGCCATATGCGAACCCTTGCAGATTAAATCTTGACTATTTTGATACCATACAGAATGAGCAGAAAGATCACTTTGGATATGAGACTTCTTACTGCGACCGGAGTAGCTCTGGTAATGGTAAGCGAATAATGGGAAGCCATCCATCCAGTAGATGTGGAGTTGGTGAGAATCATCTTCTGGGTGAGAGTTCAGAATCTGGGAGACCTGTTCAGCCTGAAACCTATCAACTTAGTAGACACGGAGTTGGAGAGAACTATCTTTTGGGTGAGAGTTCTGAAACCAGGAGACCTTTGCAGCCTTCATCAGAAGCGAAATCTGGTTTGAATAACTTACAAGCATCATGTTCCAAAGTCTCTCCGTCCGAATACTCATTTCCTCAGCCTCGTGAACTTTTCATCGAGTCACCTGAGGTAAATAACCCAGTTGTTGATTCTCCATGTTGGAAAGGGACACCCACTGCACATGAGCCAGCATTTGGTGTTGTGAATGATGAAGCTTCTTATTTTGCTAGTGGCTCAGTTGACCCGCCTGATTTGCACCAAGGCAGGAAGCTTTCTGAATTTAGTGCTAATAATTCTGTGGTACTTCCCAAGTGTCATGATACATCAAATCCCGAGAATGATCTGTCCGTACCTGATTACCTATATTACCTTTCAGCGTTCAGCCTGCCCTCAGGGTGTAGTAAGTCTGAAGGTCATGATGATAAACAACCATCCAATGTTGGAGATGTCAGTGGTATGGAAAAGTCTAACCACAGTCATTTATCTGTTGACCAGGGCCACGTGACCTGGTGTAAGACAGGAGGCGATTCTGGAAATTTGGTAACACCAGGTCAACAGGGAAATGTTTTTCTTGCAGAAAACACAATTGAACCCATGTTAGGCAGAAATGGTGGCAGTCATCTTGTGAGTACAAGTGAAGAATCTGGCAAAGTTTCAAACAATGTTAGTGCAGCTCCAATTGCACAGGTTAGGAGTTTGACAAAAGAAAGTCTGCAAGAAATTACTCGTGCCCATAAAGCTGCGTCAACATGGGCAAATCTGCACTCAAAAATGCCTATGAACAAAGGTCTGGAGCATTTAACCCATTGCAGCACAGGTGTTGAGGAGACGGTGAAGATATCTTCAGACAAAGTCACCTGCAGATCGAAGAGTCAAGAAGAATTAATCAAGTCAATTTATAATTTCTCAGTAATGCTTCTGTCTTCGTGCGATGGTGGTTATCAGTTAAAGGAATCTGAACATGCACTTGTTCAGTCTGTGATACAAAATCTCAGTTCTCTGAAATCCATGATAAGCAAG GCTTCATTTAAATCTGATGATGTTACTAGCAACTGCTGCCAAATGAAGTCAGAAAAAATAAAGTGTAATAGAAAGAATCATCAGCCTGAGAAGCTTGCTGGCTTTGATTGGGAGAACATTGGCACAGATTTCAAAACAGTTATTTTGCAG GACCTTGCTAAGCTTCCAGAGGAGAACCTGGATGGTGATACCAAAGATGCACAAATATACAAGAATCTTTGGATCGAAGCGGAAGCTTCTACAtgtaaactcaagtatgaactgcAACTTGCCCGCATGAAACTTGCAACGAAAAACCACAGTCAGCAAACAG CTACAACACCTACTGATTCATTAGGAGAAGCGAAAGCCTCTAACTTGTGCAAACCTGAGAActcattatgtactggagagagtGATGATTCTAGCAAACAACAAAACCCTGTGAAAGAAAGCCATATCCATAACGCGACGTTACTACCTCAGAGAGGTGTTGCTGATGTCTTTGCTCGACTGAAAGTTCTGAAGCTCCGTGATGAGAGTATAAATTGCTTCCATGAGGCCAATAGTGAGCTGCAGACCGAGAGAAGCAAGTATAACAGGACAGACGCTGTTGATGACACTGTTTTTGATAATGATGTCGACGCTAGGATAAACTCTTTTGTGGAGGACATCATCAAAGAGCGTCCGGAATCAAGTAGCAGTGAAGGCGACGAGGCCGATGGTGCTACTACTGCTGCACTTAATGTTTTTCTGAGCTGTAATAACAACACAAGCTCATTGGACAAGGACACCAACATTGAGCAGCCAGAATCTAGTGAAAGCAAAACTCATGGTGCCTTCATGGCTAAGCTTAAAGATTTGTTGTCCTGCAGTGACGATCTAAGCTCGTCAAGTGAGGTTAATGCTTGTCAGATCCAAACAGCGAGCGAACATGAATCTAGTCAATTTGGTCAGCTTGAAGATGGTGTCATGGCCAGATTGCAAGTACTGAAAAGACGTATAGATAACACTAGCAGCATGGAGGGACAGGAG